From one Synechocystis sp. PCC 6803 substr. PCC-P genomic stretch:
- a CDS encoding efflux RND transporter periplasmic adaptor subunit yields MPMAMPLVQSMKKPLPILLSLLGLGILVVGIFAYRSAYGPSRQSELDKYTVMATESPLEVEIKASGTVQPQQTVNISPKAPGRLVRLFVEQGDVVKKGDRIAVMENQEFFADGKQSEARLREAIARYEQARIRIPAEIDQLRAQVNQGRTRIAQAQSQLASAQARLEQAQSRIPSNIDQLRAQVASAESRLKLAENRRNRNQSLLQEGAITQDQYDELSNEFLNAQAGLFEAQSRLNNARTTASPEVGQIEQEIVQLQGAIAEAEQGVAAQMAQLRERQGTAETELATLQAAASQAEAQLMRSKIAYEDTFIVAPFDGIITQKFATVGSFVTPTTSASSTASATSTSIVALAQGLEVVARVPEVDISALRPGQMVDIVADAFPNETFTGRVIRVAPEAIVENNVTSFEVTIGLATGQEQLRSKMNVDVVFKGDRLANALTVPTVAIVTVGGRTGVMVPDAEDKPQFRPVTIGLVLDDKTQILRGLEPKERVFIDLPEDSQDALNPPEDSTESDN; encoded by the coding sequence GTGCCCATGGCCATGCCCCTTGTCCAATCAATGAAAAAACCCCTGCCTATTCTGCTCAGTTTGTTGGGGCTAGGGATCCTGGTGGTGGGAATTTTTGCTTACCGTTCGGCCTATGGCCCTTCCCGCCAGTCGGAATTGGATAAATACACGGTCATGGCCACGGAGTCTCCCCTGGAGGTGGAGATTAAGGCCAGCGGCACGGTGCAACCCCAGCAAACCGTCAATATTAGCCCCAAGGCTCCCGGGCGTTTGGTACGGCTTTTTGTCGAGCAGGGGGATGTGGTCAAAAAAGGCGATCGCATTGCGGTGATGGAAAATCAGGAATTTTTTGCCGACGGTAAGCAATCAGAAGCCCGTTTGCGGGAGGCGATCGCCCGCTACGAACAGGCCCGCATCAGAATTCCCGCCGAAATTGACCAACTGCGGGCCCAAGTGAATCAAGGTCGTACCCGCATTGCCCAGGCCCAATCCCAACTGGCCAGTGCCCAAGCTCGCTTAGAACAAGCCCAATCGCGCATTCCCAGTAACATTGACCAATTGCGGGCCCAGGTGGCTTCGGCAGAATCTCGCCTCAAGCTAGCGGAAAATCGTCGCAATCGTAATCAAAGCCTCCTCCAGGAAGGGGCCATTACCCAGGATCAGTACGATGAACTCTCCAACGAGTTTTTAAATGCCCAAGCCGGCCTGTTTGAAGCCCAAAGTCGCTTGAATAATGCCAGAACTACCGCTTCCCCCGAAGTGGGACAGATTGAGCAAGAAATTGTCCAACTCCAAGGGGCGATCGCCGAGGCAGAACAGGGGGTAGCGGCCCAAATGGCCCAACTAAGGGAAAGACAAGGTACCGCTGAAACGGAATTGGCCACCCTCCAGGCCGCCGCTTCCCAAGCCGAAGCCCAACTAATGCGGAGCAAAATTGCCTATGAGGATACTTTCATCGTGGCTCCCTTTGACGGCATCATCACGCAAAAATTTGCCACAGTGGGTTCCTTTGTTACTCCCACCACCTCCGCTTCCAGCACAGCTTCCGCCACGTCCACTTCCATTGTGGCCCTAGCCCAGGGCCTAGAAGTAGTGGCCAGGGTACCGGAAGTAGATATTTCCGCTCTCCGTCCCGGACAAATGGTGGATATTGTGGCCGATGCCTTTCCCAATGAAACCTTTACCGGCCGGGTAATCCGGGTGGCCCCTGAAGCCATTGTGGAGAATAACGTCACGTCCTTTGAGGTCACCATTGGCTTAGCCACCGGCCAGGAACAATTGCGCTCAAAAATGAATGTGGATGTGGTCTTCAAGGGGGACAGGTTGGCCAATGCCTTGACTGTACCCACCGTGGCCATTGTTACCGTGGGGGGAAGAACTGGGGTGATGGTGCCCGATGCAGAGGATAAGCCCCAGTTTAGGCCCGTCACCATTGGCCTGGTATTGGATGACAAAACCCAAATTCTTAGGGGATTAGAGCCCAAGGAACGGGTATTCATCGATTTACCGGAAGACAGTCAAGATGCCCTCAATCCGCCGGAGGACTCCACCGAGTCGGACAATTGA
- the urtC gene encoding urea ABC transporter permease subunit UrtC, translating into MQNSAPPSGSPLAKLLKKLGWNDYALFGSVLVFACIPLIIAVLSLSDGGPSQWLLNNFPFLRLRLMGRFLSLAIIALGIDLIWGYTGLLSLGHGIFFALGGYAFAMYLNLQLPEGQLPEFFGLYGVDKLPLIWQPFHSLPVTVLAMVLVPGAIAALLGYLIFRNRIKGVYFSILTQAALLVFYNFFNGQQKLINGTNGLKTDTERIFGYLASSDGVQLVFYEVTVLALLLVYILCRWLTSGRFGRILVAIRDDETRVRFTGYDPTGFKVLVFGISGAIAGLSGGLYTVQTGIITPSIMDVAFSIEMVIWVAVGGRATLVGAVLGTLLVRLAQSSLSEQFPEVWLFFQGALFLIVVTVLPNGIVGWWQEQGIVQLRNLFRGKPQLATFPSLEEDPLVQEERKQFEGESKEP; encoded by the coding sequence ATGCAAAATTCTGCCCCCCCTTCTGGTTCTCCCCTGGCCAAACTGCTGAAGAAGTTGGGTTGGAATGACTATGCGTTGTTCGGGTCAGTGTTGGTTTTTGCCTGTATTCCCCTGATCATCGCAGTTTTATCTTTGTCCGATGGAGGCCCAAGTCAATGGCTGTTGAATAATTTTCCTTTCCTACGGCTCAGGTTGATGGGGCGTTTTCTGTCTTTGGCTATTATTGCCCTGGGCATTGACCTAATTTGGGGCTACACGGGGTTACTCAGTTTAGGTCATGGCATATTTTTTGCCCTTGGGGGTTATGCCTTTGCCATGTATCTCAATCTCCAGTTACCGGAAGGGCAATTACCTGAATTTTTTGGTCTCTACGGGGTGGATAAACTGCCACTGATTTGGCAACCTTTCCATTCGTTACCCGTTACTGTATTGGCCATGGTGTTGGTGCCAGGGGCGATCGCCGCCCTGTTGGGTTATTTAATTTTTCGTAACCGCATCAAGGGTGTATATTTTTCGATTTTGACCCAGGCGGCTCTGTTGGTGTTTTACAACTTTTTCAACGGGCAACAGAAATTAATTAACGGTACTAATGGCTTAAAAACTGATACAGAAAGAATTTTTGGTTACCTAGCCAGTTCCGACGGAGTCCAACTGGTATTTTATGAAGTCACCGTCCTGGCTCTGTTATTGGTTTATATTCTTTGCCGTTGGCTTACTAGTGGGCGCTTTGGCCGCATCCTCGTAGCCATTCGGGACGATGAAACCAGGGTAAGATTTACCGGTTACGATCCCACTGGCTTCAAGGTGTTGGTATTTGGCATTTCCGGGGCGATCGCCGGTCTGTCGGGGGGGCTATACACAGTGCAAACGGGGATTATTACTCCGAGCATTATGGATGTGGCCTTTTCCATTGAAATGGTCATTTGGGTTGCGGTTGGCGGCAGGGCTACCCTAGTGGGGGCTGTGTTGGGAACCCTGTTGGTGCGCCTAGCCCAGAGCAGTTTGAGCGAGCAGTTTCCCGAGGTTTGGCTGTTTTTCCAAGGGGCTTTGTTCCTGATTGTAGTTACTGTGCTTCCCAACGGCATTGTCGGTTGGTGGCAAGAACAGGGCATTGTGCAACTCAGGAATTTGTTCCGAGGTAAACCCCAGTTGGCCACCTTTCCTAGTTTGGAAGAAGATCCTTTGGTGCAGGAAGAACGCAAACAGTTTGAAGGAGAGTCTAAGGAACCGTAA
- a CDS encoding branched-chain amino acid ABC transporter permease encodes MSVLLEGIFNGLSTSSVLLIAALGLAIVFGLMGVINLAHGELMMLGAYSTFVVQNLFQSLGDPWFDLYIFAALPVAFLVAAIAGLVLERQVIRYLYGRPLETLLATWGVSLILQQFVRSVNWIMVLVVGIFLLLYFGGTWLIKRQAGGKPWLGKAQVILFFLSAAISGISGFVVAQANSPLWNRAWFGARNVNVSAPTWLRGGLAIGTFQVPYTRIFIIFLTLLCLLAVYLIFYRSNWGLRIRAVTQNRGMSACLGIPTGQVDALTFALGSGLAGIAGCAISFLGAVGPNIGQNYIINTFMVVVVGGVGNLLGTIIASLAIGVSSDLIGSGTLIRLFPPEGALQPLYEFFTFFATTSMARVLVFALIILFLQIKPAGIFPPKGRTAEL; translated from the coding sequence GTGTCAGTACTCCTAGAAGGCATTTTTAACGGTTTAAGCACAAGTTCAGTGTTACTGATTGCTGCCCTGGGTTTGGCGATCGTCTTTGGTCTGATGGGGGTAATTAACCTGGCCCATGGGGAATTGATGATGTTGGGCGCTTACAGCACCTTTGTGGTGCAAAACCTCTTCCAGAGCCTCGGTGACCCTTGGTTTGACCTCTACATTTTTGCCGCTCTGCCCGTTGCTTTCCTGGTGGCGGCGATCGCCGGTCTAGTTTTGGAAAGACAGGTTATCCGCTACTTGTACGGCCGACCGCTGGAAACATTGCTGGCCACCTGGGGGGTGAGCCTGATTTTGCAACAGTTTGTCCGCAGTGTGAACTGGATTATGGTGCTGGTGGTGGGTATATTTTTGCTTTTATATTTCGGTGGCACCTGGTTAATTAAACGCCAGGCCGGTGGCAAACCTTGGTTAGGGAAAGCCCAAGTCATCCTTTTCTTTCTCTCAGCGGCGATCTCCGGCATTAGTGGTTTTGTGGTGGCCCAGGCCAATTCTCCCCTGTGGAATCGGGCTTGGTTTGGAGCTAGGAACGTCAATGTTAGTGCCCCCACTTGGTTGCGGGGGGGGCTTGCCATTGGCACTTTCCAGGTACCCTACACCAGGATTTTTATAATTTTCCTGACTCTGCTCTGTTTACTGGCGGTGTATCTAATTTTCTACCGTTCTAATTGGGGACTGAGAATTCGAGCCGTTACCCAAAACCGGGGTATGAGTGCTTGTTTGGGTATTCCCACTGGGCAGGTGGATGCTTTGACCTTTGCCCTTGGTTCTGGCCTAGCGGGCATTGCAGGCTGTGCCATTAGTTTTCTGGGGGCGGTGGGGCCCAACATTGGTCAAAACTACATTATCAATACCTTCATGGTGGTGGTGGTAGGGGGCGTAGGTAACCTACTCGGAACCATTATTGCTTCCCTGGCGATCGGTGTATCCAGTGACTTGATTGGTAGTGGCACCCTGATTCGTTTATTCCCCCCAGAGGGAGCATTGCAACCTCTGTACGAATTTTTTACCTTTTTTGCCACCACCAGTATGGCCAGGGTTTTAGTCTTCGCCCTGATTATCCTTTTTCTGCAAATCAAGCCAGCGGGTATTTTCCCTCCCAAAGGCCGGACGGCGGAATTGTAG
- a CDS encoding DUF2442 domain-containing protein, protein MVEPTAIKAWAEKRMIYVELSDGRIFGFPGDRFRILKEATNEQLAKVKVEVNGYALRWEELDEDITVPGVVAGHF, encoded by the coding sequence ATGGTTGAACCCACTGCAATTAAAGCATGGGCAGAGAAACGAATGATATACGTTGAACTCAGCGATGGAAGGATCTTTGGCTTTCCTGGCGATCGTTTCCGTATCCTTAAAGAAGCTACAAATGAACAATTGGCAAAGGTCAAAGTTGAAGTGAATGGTTATGCCCTCCGCTGGGAAGAGTTAGATGAGGATATTACTGTCCCTGGAGTAGTGGCCGGCCATTTTTAG
- a CDS encoding DUF29 domain-containing protein: protein MTTLYETDFNLWIEQTVNQLKSGDIKGLDLDNLIEEIESMGRNNKREVRSRLIVLMAHLLKWQHQPEKQSNSWIYTIKEQRLQLKLILQDSPSLKPFLQQVLDDCYQDARKDAAQETKLTPDNFPKESPYTQAQILDPDFFPKSE, encoded by the coding sequence ATGACAACACTGTATGAAACGGACTTCAACCTGTGGATAGAGCAGACCGTCAACCAACTCAAAAGTGGTGACATCAAGGGCTTGGACCTGGACAACCTCATTGAAGAAATAGAATCCATGGGACGGAATAACAAAAGGGAAGTACGAAGCCGGTTAATTGTCCTCATGGCTCACCTACTGAAATGGCAACACCAACCCGAAAAACAGAGCAATAGCTGGATCTACACCATCAAAGAGCAACGCTTACAACTCAAGCTAATCCTGCAAGACAGCCCTAGCCTGAAGCCCTTTTTGCAACAGGTCTTAGACGATTGTTACCAAGATGCCCGAAAGGATGCAGCCCAGGAAACAAAACTAACCCCCGACAACTTCCCCAAAGAATCCCCCTACACCCAAGCTCAGATCCTAGACCCCGACTTTTTTCCAAAATCAGAATAA
- a CDS encoding carbohydrate ABC transporter permease — MTASGSDRRWPRGATPYLFLLPALVMLGATVFYPALQAFSLSFTQYELDLTKAPAWVGLANFERLWRDRVFWLTFRHTLLYLVGVVPLLIMLPLGLAILVNQKLRGITWFRMAYYTPVITSIVVAGIAWKALYASNGILNQILALLGFSDGIPWLTSPNLALWSVMVVTVWKGLGYYMVIYLAGLQAIPQELYEAGAIDGADGWRQHWDITIPLMRPYCFLVGVLSSISALKVFEEVYIMTQGGPLNASKTVVYYVYERAFQDLEMNYASAIGLVLFLVIFIFSVINLKLSGGNLPAR; from the coding sequence ATGACTGCTTCTGGGTCCGATCGCCGTTGGCCTAGGGGAGCCACCCCCTATTTATTCCTGTTGCCCGCTTTGGTTATGCTGGGCGCAACGGTTTTCTATCCGGCACTACAAGCTTTTTCCCTCAGTTTTACCCAATACGAACTGGACTTGACCAAAGCCCCGGCCTGGGTAGGACTGGCTAATTTTGAGCGGCTCTGGCGGGATAGGGTTTTCTGGCTGACCTTTCGCCACACTTTGCTTTACCTGGTGGGGGTTGTGCCCTTACTGATCATGTTGCCCCTGGGACTAGCCATTTTGGTCAACCAAAAACTGCGGGGCATCACCTGGTTTCGCATGGCCTATTACACTCCGGTAATTACCTCTATTGTGGTGGCAGGCATTGCCTGGAAAGCCCTCTACGCTTCCAATGGCATCCTGAATCAAATTCTTGCCCTACTGGGATTTAGCGATGGTATTCCTTGGCTCACCAGTCCCAATTTAGCCCTGTGGAGTGTGATGGTGGTGACAGTGTGGAAAGGGTTGGGTTATTACATGGTCATTTACCTGGCCGGACTCCAAGCCATTCCCCAGGAACTCTATGAAGCCGGGGCGATCGACGGAGCGGACGGTTGGCGACAACATTGGGATATTACCATTCCCCTCATGCGGCCCTATTGTTTCTTAGTAGGAGTTTTATCTTCCATTTCCGCCCTCAAAGTTTTTGAAGAGGTGTATATCATGACCCAGGGCGGCCCCCTCAACGCTTCCAAAACGGTAGTTTATTATGTCTATGAACGGGCTTTTCAAGACCTCGAAATGAATTACGCTTCGGCGATCGGGCTAGTGTTATTTTTGGTCATTTTCATTTTTTCAGTGATTAATTTAAAACTTTCCGGTGGTAACCTACCGGCCCGCTAA
- a CDS encoding Rieske (2Fe-2S) protein has protein sequence MVWTKALAQSELPPGSRQVVKVNQQAILLLNEGGTIHAVSNQCPHLKLPMKSGKIKDGAIVCPFHRSAFDLCSGAVQEWSPFPPVVGGLMGKMSAEKPLPVFPVRVENGEVQVDLGA, from the coding sequence ATGGTTTGGACCAAAGCCCTCGCCCAAAGTGAGCTTCCCCCCGGTAGTCGTCAAGTGGTTAAGGTAAACCAACAGGCTATTCTGTTGCTGAATGAAGGGGGTACTATCCACGCAGTTAGTAACCAGTGCCCCCATCTCAAATTACCGATGAAAAGCGGCAAAATTAAGGACGGGGCGATTGTTTGTCCTTTCCACCGCAGTGCCTTCGATCTTTGTTCCGGTGCTGTGCAGGAATGGAGTCCCTTTCCACCTGTGGTGGGGGGTTTGATGGGCAAAATGTCGGCGGAAAAGCCCCTGCCGGTGTTCCCTGTGCGGGTGGAAAATGGAGAAGTACAGGTGGATTTAGGCGCCTGA
- a CDS encoding YbjQ family protein: MLTSTTDIVQGRTIARYHGIVTAEVVYGTNALRDFFAGIRDLIGGRTGSYEQIFEKGHREAIAELTERAQKLGANGVIGVAVNTGTINIDDRGALLLITATGTAVTVD; this comes from the coding sequence ATGCTGACTTCCACAACGGATATTGTTCAAGGCCGGACTATTGCTCGCTACCACGGCATTGTCACCGCCGAAGTGGTATATGGCACCAATGCCCTGCGGGATTTTTTCGCGGGTATTCGGGACTTAATTGGTGGTAGAACTGGCAGTTATGAACAAATTTTTGAAAAAGGCCACCGAGAGGCGATCGCCGAATTGACTGAACGGGCCCAAAAATTGGGAGCCAATGGGGTAATTGGGGTGGCAGTAAATACCGGAACCATCAACATTGACGACCGGGGAGCATTATTGTTAATCACCGCAACGGGGACGGCGGTAACGGTGGATTAA
- a CDS encoding HhoA/HhoB/HtrA family serine endopeptidase, with translation MKDVSLHSPKQTPSKISLAYLGLVLVGMGIGAGGTFVLTNPQWADHLTNNSVISPLVTNQSIAPANESLATNLQSRLSPREPSNFVVDVVESTGPAVVRINAQKTVKSQVPQAFNDPFLQRFFGSQMPPMPNERVQRGTGSGFIVSNDGKIFTNAHVVDGADEVTVTLKDGRSFPGRVMGSDPSTDVAVVKIEAGDLPTVALGDSDHLQVGEWAIAIGNPLGLDNTVTTGILSATGRRSADIGVPDKRVEFIQTDAAINPGNSGGPLLNADGQVIGMNTAIIQNAQGIGFAIPINKAQEIAQQLIATGKVEHAYLGIQMVTMTPELQSQIRQETGMNIPVDKGVVIMQVMPNSPAAIAKLEQGDVLQSLQGQPVENAEQVQSLVGKLAVGDEVELGILRNGQQQNLTVTIGALPSAPPQ, from the coding sequence ATGAAAGACGTTTCCCTCCATTCTCCCAAACAGACCCCTTCTAAAATTTCCTTGGCCTACCTGGGGCTAGTCCTGGTGGGTATGGGCATTGGTGCTGGGGGGACATTTGTCTTAACTAATCCCCAATGGGCGGATCATTTAACAAATAATTCTGTTATTTCTCCCTTAGTAACTAATCAATCCATTGCTCCTGCCAATGAGAGCTTAGCAACGAACTTACAAAGTCGTTTATCCCCTAGAGAGCCCAGCAATTTTGTCGTGGACGTGGTGGAATCCACCGGCCCCGCGGTGGTGCGTATCAATGCCCAAAAAACGGTTAAATCCCAGGTGCCCCAGGCATTTAATGATCCCTTCTTGCAAAGATTTTTTGGTTCCCAGATGCCCCCCATGCCCAACGAACGGGTGCAACGGGGAACGGGCTCCGGTTTCATTGTTAGTAATGATGGCAAGATTTTCACCAATGCCCATGTGGTGGATGGGGCCGATGAAGTGACAGTAACTCTTAAGGATGGTCGTTCCTTTCCCGGTCGGGTGATGGGTTCTGATCCCTCTACGGATGTGGCGGTGGTCAAAATTGAAGCTGGTGATTTACCTACCGTGGCCTTAGGGGACTCCGATCACCTGCAGGTGGGGGAATGGGCGATCGCCATTGGTAATCCTTTAGGATTGGACAATACGGTCACCACAGGGATTTTGAGTGCCACAGGCCGCCGCAGTGCGGATATTGGTGTGCCCGACAAACGGGTGGAATTTATCCAAACCGATGCGGCCATTAACCCTGGTAACTCTGGTGGTCCTCTCCTCAATGCGGATGGGCAAGTAATTGGTATGAACACCGCCATTATTCAAAACGCCCAGGGCATTGGTTTTGCTATCCCCATCAACAAAGCCCAGGAAATTGCTCAACAGTTAATTGCTACGGGCAAAGTGGAGCACGCCTACCTCGGCATTCAAATGGTGACCATGACCCCGGAACTACAAAGCCAAATTCGCCAAGAAACGGGTATGAACATTCCTGTGGATAAGGGTGTAGTGATTATGCAGGTTATGCCCAACTCTCCAGCGGCGATCGCCAAACTGGAACAAGGGGATGTGCTCCAATCTCTCCAGGGACAACCAGTGGAAAATGCTGAACAGGTACAATCCCTAGTGGGCAAACTGGCGGTGGGAGACGAAGTGGAACTAGGCATTCTCCGCAACGGCCAACAGCAAAATTTAACCGTCACCATTGGTGCCCTGCCCAGCGCCCCTCCCCAATAA
- a CDS encoding peroxiredoxin gives MALQLGDVVPDFTQESSQGPISFHEWAGDSWVVLFSHPADYTPVCTTELGTVAKLKPEFDKRNVKVIALSVDDVESHKGWICDIDETQNTTVNYPILADGDKKVSDLYGMIHPNALNNLTVRSVFIIDPAKKLRLTFTYPASTGRNFDEILRVIDSLQLTDYHQVATPANWQDGDKCVVVPSISTEDAKVKFPKGVEEIKPYLRLTPQPNK, from the coding sequence ATGGCCTTACAACTCGGTGATGTTGTCCCCGACTTTACCCAAGAATCCAGCCAAGGCCCCATTTCTTTCCATGAGTGGGCCGGCGATAGCTGGGTTGTTTTATTCTCTCACCCTGCGGATTACACTCCGGTTTGTACCACCGAATTGGGCACTGTAGCCAAACTTAAGCCGGAATTTGATAAGCGCAACGTTAAGGTGATTGCCCTCAGTGTGGATGATGTGGAATCCCACAAAGGCTGGATTTGTGATATTGACGAAACCCAAAACACTACCGTTAACTACCCAATCTTGGCCGACGGCGACAAAAAGGTGTCCGATCTGTACGGCATGATCCACCCCAATGCCCTCAATAATTTGACGGTGCGTTCTGTCTTCATCATCGATCCTGCCAAAAAATTACGCTTAACTTTCACCTATCCCGCCAGCACTGGCCGGAACTTTGACGAAATTTTGCGGGTAATTGACTCCCTCCAGTTGACCGATTATCACCAAGTAGCTACCCCCGCTAACTGGCAAGATGGGGACAAGTGTGTGGTGGTGCCCTCCATTTCCACCGAGGATGCTAAGGTCAAATTCCCCAAAGGGGTGGAAGAAATCAAGCCTTATTTGCGTTTGACCCCCCAACCCAATAAGTAA
- the mutL gene encoding DNA mismatch repair endonuclease MutL codes for MQINHTINELLSGEGEKSSTLFFMGIAEKSMIQVLDRQLVDLIAAGEVIDSPLAVVRELVENALDAGADRILVRVWWDQWRLEVLDNGQGMDVTELKTSVLPHATSKISTQADLQRIKTLGFRGEALHSLAQVARLTISSRSVASPGCGWRITYSPQGSPEQIEPVAIAMGTRVEVRQLFANFPQRRQAFAKSQQFWRPMVTYLQQLALCHPQVTWQLWQDERLRLSLSPGPNPEAILLQCLKSLQAGQLGYTQQSLSLPVDLENQATSAQLSLTFGYPDRCHRPRPDWLIIAINGRPVNVPELTQTILAVFHRTLPRQRYPLCFAHWQLPPQCIDWHRHPAKTEIYLQDLPHWQGQLKTLLHQSLAILGNDAPPRLNQLLKAAEPKGVYQLQGASSLTETVLGYPKAFKAIAQVCQTYVVVEHDQGIWLVEQHVAHERVLFEQLQRHWQCLPLEQPLVLQGFNPEQVERLQNLGLEIDPFGEDIWAVRSLPALLQGQEEIIAILRELSQVFSLSTAQAAIACRSAIKNGMELDRIAINKLIEQWQQCDNPHTCPHGRPIYLALDESSLARFFRRNWLVNPKTSGS; via the coding sequence TTGCAAATCAACCACACCATTAACGAGCTTTTAAGCGGAGAGGGAGAAAAATCATCTACCCTCTTTTTTATGGGCATAGCAGAAAAGTCGATGATCCAAGTTCTCGATCGCCAGTTGGTGGATTTAATTGCGGCGGGGGAAGTGATTGATTCTCCTTTGGCAGTGGTGCGGGAATTGGTGGAAAATGCCTTGGATGCCGGTGCTGATCGGATTTTGGTTCGTGTTTGGTGGGATCAGTGGCGTTTGGAAGTGTTGGACAACGGCCAGGGGATGGATGTAACAGAGTTAAAAACCAGCGTATTGCCCCATGCCACCAGCAAAATTAGTACCCAAGCAGATTTACAACGGATTAAAACTTTAGGTTTTCGGGGGGAAGCCCTCCATAGTTTGGCCCAGGTGGCCCGGTTGACCATTAGCAGTCGCAGTGTGGCCAGTCCGGGTTGTGGTTGGCGCATTACCTACAGCCCCCAGGGTTCACCAGAACAGATTGAGCCAGTGGCGATCGCCATGGGAACGAGGGTGGAAGTGCGGCAACTGTTTGCTAATTTTCCCCAACGTCGGCAGGCCTTTGCTAAAAGTCAGCAGTTTTGGCGGCCCATGGTCACCTATCTGCAACAATTAGCCCTCTGCCATCCCCAAGTAACGTGGCAACTGTGGCAGGACGAACGGTTACGGTTGAGCCTTAGCCCCGGTCCTAACCCAGAAGCTATCTTGTTGCAATGCCTTAAATCCCTCCAGGCGGGCCAGCTTGGTTACACTCAACAATCCCTGTCCCTCCCCGTTGATCTAGAAAATCAGGCAACATCGGCCCAGCTAAGCTTGACCTTTGGTTACCCTGACCGCTGCCATCGTCCCCGTCCCGATTGGTTAATCATTGCCATTAATGGTCGTCCTGTGAATGTGCCGGAATTAACCCAGACAATTTTGGCGGTTTTTCACCGTACCCTGCCCCGGCAACGGTATCCCCTGTGTTTTGCCCATTGGCAATTGCCGCCCCAGTGCATCGATTGGCATCGTCACCCCGCAAAAACAGAAATTTATTTGCAAGATTTACCCCATTGGCAAGGGCAACTAAAAACCTTATTGCACCAGAGCCTAGCAATTTTGGGCAATGACGCTCCCCCTCGCCTGAATCAATTGCTCAAGGCCGCTGAACCCAAGGGAGTGTATCAACTACAAGGTGCCAGTTCTCTCACGGAAACGGTGCTGGGCTATCCCAAGGCTTTTAAGGCCATCGCCCAGGTTTGCCAGACCTATGTGGTGGTGGAACATGACCAGGGCATTTGGTTAGTGGAGCAACACGTGGCCCATGAACGGGTTTTGTTTGAGCAGTTACAACGGCATTGGCAATGTTTACCCCTGGAGCAACCTCTGGTCTTGCAAGGATTTAACCCAGAACAGGTGGAACGTCTGCAAAATTTAGGCTTGGAAATAGACCCCTTTGGGGAAGATATTTGGGCTGTGCGGAGTTTACCGGCCCTTCTTCAAGGACAGGAGGAAATCATTGCTATTTTGCGGGAATTGAGTCAGGTATTTTCCCTCTCCACCGCCCAAGCGGCGATCGCCTGTCGGAGTGCCATTAAAAACGGTATGGAATTGGATCGCATTGCCATTAATAAACTCATTGAGCAATGGCAACAATGTGATAATCCCCACACCTGCCCCCACGGTCGGCCCATCTACTTAGCTTTAGATGAATCTTCCTTGGCTCGTTTTTTCCGTAGAAATTGGCTGGTTAACCCCAAAACTTCTGGTTCTTGA
- a CDS encoding DUF1997 domain-containing protein: protein MTHNSQPLPVDPQDNGFPPVHFQTHFQGRMEMFAPGQEVDDYLQAHQGWFRRCAQPMQADPLGDHGYVLTIGKFGALGFDVEPKIAVVLEPPQDGNYLMHTVPLPDTPNLGYEVDFLSNMTLHQVNGDRLTEKSLKQFAQAEIPWPETITQVEWDLKMDVAVQFPGYIYKLPMKLIQSTGDRLLTEIVRQVSPRLTYKVQQDFHQEKGLPLPPKSGRYFQRIRPAGEEQSESETETEVES from the coding sequence TTGACCCATAATTCCCAACCCCTACCCGTTGACCCCCAGGACAATGGCTTTCCCCCTGTACATTTCCAAACCCATTTCCAGGGCAGAATGGAAATGTTTGCCCCCGGTCAAGAAGTGGACGACTATCTACAGGCCCACCAAGGTTGGTTCCGTCGCTGTGCCCAGCCTATGCAAGCCGATCCTTTGGGGGACCATGGATATGTGTTGACCATTGGTAAGTTTGGTGCTTTGGGTTTTGATGTGGAGCCCAAAATTGCGGTGGTGCTGGAACCGCCCCAGGATGGCAATTACCTGATGCATACGGTTCCTTTGCCCGATACCCCCAATCTGGGTTATGAAGTGGATTTTCTTTCTAACATGACTCTGCATCAAGTCAATGGCGATCGCCTGACGGAGAAAAGTTTAAAACAGTTTGCCCAGGCGGAAATCCCCTGGCCGGAAACCATTACCCAGGTGGAATGGGACTTGAAAATGGATGTGGCGGTGCAGTTCCCTGGCTATATCTACAAACTGCCCATGAAGTTGATTCAATCCACTGGCGATCGCCTGTTGACAGAAATTGTCCGCCAAGTGTCCCCCCGTTTAACTTATAAAGTACAGCAGGATTTTCATCAGGAAAAAGGCCTACCCCTACCGCCCAAAAGTGGCCGTTATTTCCAGCGGATCAGGCCAGCGGGGGAAGAACAATCTGAGTCAGAGACGGAAACGGAAGTCGAATCTTAA